One part of the Aurantibacillus circumpalustris genome encodes these proteins:
- the glmS gene encoding glutamine--fructose-6-phosphate transaminase (isomerizing), whose translation MCGIVAYIGKREAYPILIKGLSRLEYRGYDSAGVAMIDKKGDLNVYKRKGKVSELISFVKDKDTTGNVGIGHTRWATHGEPNDVNSHPHYSQSKNLVMIHNGIIENYATIKEGLTKRGHTFLSQTDTEVLIHLIEDIQQHEGIKMGHAVQAALKQVIGAYALVVLDKNDPDTIVAAKKGSPMVIGIGSDDFFIASDASPIIEYTKNVVYLDDEQVAIIRRGQELKIRNLKDKEITPYVQKLTVELESIEKGGYDHFMLKEIYEQPRSVLDSMRGRLQADLGEVRMGGIVDHEKKFEKAKRILFIACGTSWHAALVAEYLFEEFARVPVEVEYASEFRYRNPVIYEDDIVIAISQSGETADTLAAVELAKSRGATVLGICNVVGSSIARATHGGSYTHAGPEIGVASTKAFTAQVTVLTLMALHMGKVRGTLTESRFRQLLYEMEAIPSKIEEVLKLNDKLREIAYTYKDSRNALYLGRGVSFPVALEGALKLKEISYIHAEGYPAAEMKHGPIALIDEEMPVFVIATKGANYEKVVSNIQEVKARKGKVTAVVTSGDKEVKAMADYVIEIPETDEFLVPLIAVIPLQLLSYHVAVMRGCNVDQPRNLAKSVTVE comes from the coding sequence ATGTGCGGAATTGTTGCATACATAGGTAAAAGAGAGGCTTACCCAATTTTAATTAAAGGCTTATCACGACTAGAATACCGAGGTTATGATAGTGCTGGAGTTGCCATGATTGATAAAAAGGGCGACTTAAACGTTTATAAGCGTAAGGGCAAAGTAAGTGAATTAATAAGTTTTGTTAAGGATAAAGACACCACGGGAAATGTCGGTATTGGGCATACACGTTGGGCTACACATGGCGAACCAAACGACGTAAACTCGCACCCGCATTACTCGCAAAGCAAAAATTTAGTCATGATTCATAATGGAATCATTGAGAATTACGCGACTATTAAAGAAGGTTTGACAAAACGAGGACATACTTTTCTATCGCAAACCGATACGGAAGTCCTTATTCATCTGATAGAAGATATTCAACAGCATGAAGGTATAAAAATGGGCCACGCTGTTCAGGCCGCTTTAAAACAAGTGATTGGAGCTTATGCTTTAGTTGTTTTGGATAAAAATGATCCTGATACTATTGTAGCGGCGAAAAAGGGAAGTCCCATGGTAATTGGTATAGGAAGCGATGATTTTTTTATTGCTTCCGATGCGTCGCCAATTATTGAATACACTAAAAACGTGGTTTATCTTGACGATGAACAAGTAGCGATTATCCGTAGAGGACAAGAATTAAAAATTAGGAACTTAAAGGATAAAGAAATTACACCTTACGTTCAAAAACTCACAGTTGAATTAGAGTCAATTGAGAAAGGTGGTTACGATCACTTTATGCTTAAAGAAATCTACGAACAACCGCGTTCTGTTTTAGACAGTATGCGTGGGCGTTTACAAGCAGATCTTGGCGAGGTAAGAATGGGCGGAATTGTTGATCATGAAAAGAAGTTTGAAAAAGCAAAACGCATTTTATTTATTGCTTGTGGAACTTCTTGGCACGCGGCTTTAGTTGCTGAATATTTATTTGAAGAATTTGCACGAGTGCCTGTTGAGGTAGAATACGCTTCAGAATTCAGATATCGCAATCCGGTTATTTACGAAGATGATATCGTGATAGCTATTTCTCAAAGTGGCGAAACGGCCGATACTTTAGCAGCGGTAGAACTGGCGAAATCAAGAGGCGCAACAGTATTGGGTATTTGTAACGTGGTAGGATCTTCAATTGCAAGAGCTACGCATGGTGGAAGTTATACGCATGCTGGTCCTGAAATAGGAGTGGCATCTACAAAAGCATTCACTGCTCAAGTAACTGTTCTGACGCTTATGGCATTGCACATGGGTAAAGTACGCGGTACTTTAACTGAAAGCCGTTTTAGACAATTATTATATGAGATGGAAGCAATTCCTTCAAAAATAGAAGAGGTTTTAAAATTAAACGACAAACTTCGTGAGATTGCATACACGTATAAAGATAGTCGCAACGCCTTGTATTTAGGCCGTGGCGTGTCTTTCCCGGTTGCCCTTGAAGGCGCTTTAAAATTAAAAGAGATCTCCTACATTCATGCTGAAGGGTATCCAGCTGCAGAAATGAAGCATGGCCCTATTGCCCTTATTGATGAGGAAATGCCTGTGTTTGTGATTGCAACCAAAGGTGCGAATTATGAGAAAGTAGTTAGTAATATTCAAGAAGTAAAAGCCCGCAAAGGGAAGGTTACAGCTGTTGTTACTTCAGGAGATAAAGAGGTAAAGGCAATGGCAGACTACGTTATTGAAATTCCTGAAACAGATGAATTTTTGGTTCCATTAATTGCTGTTATTCCTTTACAATTATTATCGTATCACGTAGCGGTGATGCGTGGTTGCAATGTAGATCAACCCCGTAACCTGGCAAAAAGCGTAACGGTAGAATAA
- a CDS encoding pseudouridine synthase gives MSKFSSKKGSEDKGRSRSRSDKRPARAGTVEDKKEYKAKRSFSKNKNFRETKEDKPRERSYKSDSNRGERKPFKKDFGGEKPSTYVDRPKRSYSDERKPFKKEFSKEKSFDNRDKPKREYKERDEKPSYGKDQYSDKPRRSFRDSDDKPPRRFNDERPSRDEESRPKRSSDRDSDKKSYKKTIKSKDDKFAGFKKATSGGIRHSEDKKSSVNKAPGKRRLTKPRKNDDETFTKRVKYDEFEEGKAFTPQTSREKYGDKRSKKSAPIPKQTGTDGLMRLNKYLSNAGVASRRDADNLIISGAVKVNGVVVDKLGTKISPTDKVTYGDAAVRAERKVYLLLNKPKDYITTVDDPKERKTVMELVKGACRERIYPVGRLDRNTTGLLLFTNDGEITTKLTHPKFGVKKIYHVSLNKGLKPEDFKLIVDGLELEDGIVKADDLAFVGEGKKEVGIEIHSGRNRIVRRIFEHLGYDVLKLDRVVFAGLTKKDLPRGKHRFLTGKEISFLQMIG, from the coding sequence ATGAGTAAATTCAGTAGTAAAAAAGGGTCAGAAGATAAAGGAAGATCACGATCACGCAGTGATAAAAGACCCGCAAGAGCCGGTACGGTGGAAGATAAAAAAGAGTATAAAGCTAAACGCTCGTTCAGCAAGAATAAAAACTTTAGAGAAACTAAAGAAGATAAACCAAGAGAGCGATCTTATAAATCGGACTCAAACAGAGGCGAGCGCAAACCCTTTAAAAAAGATTTTGGTGGCGAAAAACCTTCCACCTACGTTGATAGACCTAAAAGAAGTTATAGTGATGAGCGTAAACCATTTAAGAAGGAGTTTAGCAAAGAGAAATCTTTTGATAACCGTGATAAACCTAAAAGGGAGTACAAAGAGAGAGACGAAAAACCATCTTACGGAAAAGATCAGTATAGCGATAAGCCGCGCAGATCGTTTCGCGATTCAGACGATAAACCACCAAGACGTTTTAATGATGAAAGGCCTTCGCGTGATGAGGAATCACGACCAAAAAGAAGTTCAGACAGAGATAGTGATAAAAAATCCTATAAAAAAACGATCAAAAGTAAAGACGATAAATTTGCAGGGTTTAAAAAAGCGACTTCAGGAGGTATAAGACATTCAGAGGATAAAAAATCTTCTGTAAACAAAGCACCAGGAAAAAGAAGACTTACCAAACCACGAAAAAACGACGACGAAACCTTTACTAAACGCGTAAAGTACGATGAGTTTGAAGAAGGAAAGGCTTTTACACCGCAAACATCCCGCGAGAAATATGGCGACAAGCGTTCTAAAAAATCGGCACCCATACCAAAACAAACAGGAACTGACGGTTTAATGCGTTTGAACAAATACTTATCTAATGCTGGAGTTGCTTCACGCCGTGATGCTGATAATTTAATTATAAGTGGTGCTGTTAAAGTAAACGGAGTTGTTGTAGATAAATTAGGAACTAAAATTAGTCCGACCGATAAAGTAACCTACGGCGATGCAGCTGTTAGAGCAGAACGCAAGGTTTATCTTTTGTTGAATAAACCCAAAGATTACATCACAACCGTTGACGATCCAAAAGAACGTAAAACAGTGATGGAGCTTGTAAAAGGAGCTTGTAGAGAACGAATTTATCCGGTAGGGCGCTTAGACCGCAACACAACAGGATTATTGCTTTTTACAAACGATGGTGAAATCACTACAAAATTGACCCACCCAAAATTTGGTGTCAAAAAAATATACCACGTAAGTTTAAATAAAGGTTTAAAACCCGAAGACTTTAAATTAATTGTGGATGGACTTGAGCTGGAAGATGGAATTGTAAAGGCGGATGATTTGGCTTTTGTGGGAGAGGGAAAAAAAGAAGTGGGTATTGAAATTCACAGCGGCCGCAATAGAATTGTGAGGAGGATTTTTGAACATCTCGGATACGATGTTTTAAAGCTGGACAGAGTTGTGTTTGCAGGACTTACAAAAAAAGATTTACCAAGAGGAAAACACCGTTTTCTTACAGGAAAAGAGATCAGCTTTTTACAGATGATCGGCTAA
- a CDS encoding YraN family protein → MNNNSQKQGQEGEIIARKYLISKGYELLELNWRFRKYEIDIIAKKDETIVFVEVKTRKSNTFGEPEVFVTKQKQNFLIAAANQYLIENNIDLESRFDIISVLQFNNNHTVKHLEAAFYPLLK, encoded by the coding sequence ATGAACAATAATTCTCAAAAGCAAGGACAGGAAGGAGAAATTATAGCCAGGAAGTATTTGATATCAAAAGGGTATGAGCTTTTGGAATTAAATTGGCGTTTTAGGAAATACGAGATTGATATAATTGCTAAAAAAGATGAAACCATTGTGTTTGTTGAGGTTAAAACCAGGAAAAGTAATACCTTTGGCGAGCCGGAAGTATTTGTTACCAAGCAAAAGCAGAACTTTTTGATTGCCGCTGCCAACCAGTATTTAATAGAAAACAACATTGATTTAGAATCGAGGTTTGACATTATATCTGTTCTTCAGTTTAATAACAATCACACTGTAAAACATTTGGAGGCCGCATTTTACCCCCTGCTTAAGTAA